TCTCCACCGCACTTTCAGGAGCTGCGACCGATGTCTTTGAAGCGAGCCGTTCCGCCGCTGGCGGTCCTGCTGGCGCTGGCGGGCCACGCGAACGCCCAGTCCGCCCCCGCGCCCAAGGCTGCCGCCGTCACCGCGCCGCAGGTCGTGCTTGGCGCCACGCGCATCACCGGCGCGGCGCCCACGATCGACGGCAAGCTGGACGACGCGGCGTGGCAGCAGGCGCCCGTGGCGACCGGCTTCGTGCAGCGCGCCCCCAACGCCGGCGCGCCCGGCAGCGCCCCCACCGAGGTGCGCGTGCTGTACGGCGGCGACGCGGTGTACGTGGCGGCGCGCATGCACGACCGGCCGGACTCCATCGCCGCGCAGCTCTCGCGGCGCGACGACGGCAGCACGTACTCGGACTGGATGTACGTGATGCTGGACAGCGACGACGGCAACCGCTCGGCCTACGTGCTGGGCGTGAACCCGCGCGAGGTGCAGCAGGACTTTATCATGGAGGAGGACGGCACGCAGGACGCCACGTGGGACGCGGTGTGGCAGGTGCGCACCCGCGTGGACTCGGCCGGCTGGACGGCGGAGTTCCGCATCCCCCTCTCGCAGCTCCGCTACGACCCGCACCACACGGTGTGGGGCCTCAACTTCCAGCGCACGATCGCCCGCCGGGAAGAGGACGACTACTGGTCGCCGATCCCGCCGGACGCCGCGGGCTTCATCTCCCGCTTCGGGCAGCTCGATGGCCTGGTGGGCCTGGGCTCGCCCACGCGGCTGGAGCTGAACCCGTACGCCACCTCGCGGGTGACGCGGGCGCCGGGCACCTCGACGGACCCGTTCTACTCGCGCAACTCGCCGTCGGCCTCGGCCGGCGTGGACATGCGCTATGGGCTGACGCCCAACATGACGCTGACCGCCACGGTGAACCCGGACTTCGGCCAGGTGGAGGCGGACCCGTCGGTGGTGAACCTGACGGCGTTCGAGACCAGCTTCCCCGAGCAGCGCCCGTTCTTCGTGCAGGACGCCCGCATCTTCCAGTTCAAGCTGGGCGGCAGCGCGGGCCAGCTCCTGTACAGCCGCCGCATCGGCGCGCCGCCGCGCGGCTCGGTGCCGGGTGACGCGGCGTTCGCGGACGTGCCGGAGCGGACGACGATCCTGGGCGCGGTGAAGCTGTCGGGGAAGACGTCGAACGGGTGGCGGATCGGGGTGCTGGACGCGCTCACGTCGCAGGAGGACGCGCGCTTCACCACGGTGGACGGGACGCGCGGCAGCTCGCCGGTGGAGCCGCTGGCCAACTTCGGCACGGTGCGGGTGATGAAGGACCTGAACGGCGGCGCCAGCGGCCTGGGCGCCATCGTCACCACCGTGAACCGCCGTATGCAGCCGGGGCTGGAGTTCCTGCGCTCGTCCGCCGTCGCGGCGGGGATGGACGGGCGGCACCGCTTCGGCGGCGGCAACTACGAGATGAGCGGATATCTCGTCGGCAGCAACGTGCGCGGCAGCACGGAGGCCATCACCCGCACGCAGCGCAGCTCGGCGCACTACTTCCAGCGGCCCGGCGCGGACTACCTGGGCGTGGACAGCACGCTCACGTCCCTCTCGGGCGTGATCGGCGACCTGGAGCTGAAGAAGATCGGCGGCGGGAGCTGGACGTGGGAGACGGGCGCACGGGCGCGCTCGCCGGGCCTGGAGATCAACGACCTGGGCTTCCAGAACCAGACCGACCGCATCGAGGAGTACGGCGGCCTGGGCTACTCGCACTACAAGGCCGGCTCGGTCTTCAAGAACTGGTACCTGCACGGCTTCCAGCGCATGCAGTGGACGTTCGGGCACGAGCGGGTGCAGACGTACCTGAACGCGCAAGGCAGCTTCCAGCTCCTCAACTACCAGGGCGGCAGCGCGCTGGTGGAGCGCTACCAGCCCGCCATCTCCACCAGCGAGCTGCGCGGCGGTGCGTCGCTGAGGACGCCGGGGCAGACGGCGCTCACCCTCTCCGCGTTCGGCGACCGGCGGCGCAAGGTGACGTGGAGCGTGCTGGGGTATGGCGCCCTCGAGGACGGCACCGGCGGCAACGCGCTGACCATCGCCCCGGCGCTGGAGCTGCGGCCCTCGCCGCGGATGGAGCTGTCGCTGGAGCCCACGCTGGCGTGGAACACGGTGCCTGCCCAGTTCGTGGACCAGGCCGACGACGACGCGGGGGTGCGGCACTACTACTTCGCGCGGCTGGCGCAGACCACCACGGCGCTCACCGCCCGGCTCAGCTACACCTTCACGCCGCGCCTGTCGCTCCAGTACTACGCGCAGCCCTTCATCTCCGCCGGCCGCTACTCGGCCGCGAAGGAGGTGGCGGACCCCGCGGCGAGAAGCTTCGACCAGCGTTTCCGCCCGGCCACGCTGAGCGAGCAGCCGGACTTCAACTTCAAGGCGTTCAACTCCAACGCGGTGATGCGCTGGGAGTACCGCCCGGGCTCCACGCTGTTCGTGGTGTGGAACTCCGCCCTCCAGCAGACGGCCGCGGACGGCTCGTACGACCTGATCCGCGACTCCAGCCGCCTGTTCCGCTCCGACGGCACCAACGTGCTGCTGATCAAGCTGAGCTACTGGCTGGGCCTGTAGCCCGCACGACCGCGCCGAGCGCCCGGCCTCCGCCGAAAGGAGGCCGGGCGCTCCCGTGTCCCGCACCAACCCCCCCTCGCTCGTCCTCCCGCCCTTACGTTCCTACGCATCGCAGGGTTCGCGGGAATGCGTAAGTCCGTTCCGCGCGAAAGGTTGCGTCGGGCGCGCATCGCGAACACACAATATACGACAGCAATGGTACACATCCCGTTGACACGGAACCTCCGCCGTTG
This portion of the Longimicrobiaceae bacterium genome encodes:
- a CDS encoding DUF5916 domain-containing protein, whose amino-acid sequence is MSLKRAVPPLAVLLALAGHANAQSAPAPKAAAVTAPQVVLGATRITGAAPTIDGKLDDAAWQQAPVATGFVQRAPNAGAPGSAPTEVRVLYGGDAVYVAARMHDRPDSIAAQLSRRDDGSTYSDWMYVMLDSDDGNRSAYVLGVNPREVQQDFIMEEDGTQDATWDAVWQVRTRVDSAGWTAEFRIPLSQLRYDPHHTVWGLNFQRTIARREEDDYWSPIPPDAAGFISRFGQLDGLVGLGSPTRLELNPYATSRVTRAPGTSTDPFYSRNSPSASAGVDMRYGLTPNMTLTATVNPDFGQVEADPSVVNLTAFETSFPEQRPFFVQDARIFQFKLGGSAGQLLYSRRIGAPPRGSVPGDAAFADVPERTTILGAVKLSGKTSNGWRIGVLDALTSQEDARFTTVDGTRGSSPVEPLANFGTVRVMKDLNGGASGLGAIVTTVNRRMQPGLEFLRSSAVAAGMDGRHRFGGGNYEMSGYLVGSNVRGSTEAITRTQRSSAHYFQRPGADYLGVDSTLTSLSGVIGDLELKKIGGGSWTWETGARARSPGLEINDLGFQNQTDRIEEYGGLGYSHYKAGSVFKNWYLHGFQRMQWTFGHERVQTYLNAQGSFQLLNYQGGSALVERYQPAISTSELRGGASLRTPGQTALTLSAFGDRRRKVTWSVLGYGALEDGTGGNALTIAPALELRPSPRMELSLEPTLAWNTVPAQFVDQADDDAGVRHYYFARLAQTTTALTARLSYTFTPRLSLQYYAQPFISAGRYSAAKEVADPAARSFDQRFRPATLSEQPDFNFKAFNSNAVMRWEYRPGSTLFVVWNSALQQTAADGSYDLIRDSSRLFRSDGTNVLLIKLSYWLGL